A section of the Bradyrhizobium oligotrophicum S58 genome encodes:
- a CDS encoding AAA family ATPase: MARKQREIRLPAPYLKRLWLDPAKIADRAAYPFCLPFLQDEFELSFTSAITIIVGENGTGKSTLLEGIAALAGYDEAGGGKGYRPVDHGRAVERMGGALGAAFRASWLPRITQGWFFRAESFFSIARYLDEAALDVGGPPPDFLSHSHGEGFLRFFEERCQRQGIYIFDEPESALSPARQIEFLKLMRRMDDSSHCQVLMATHSPVLMAYPGATLLRLTKYGLEPVRVQDTDHFKAMREFCNDPDGFVQAVFAE; the protein is encoded by the coding sequence ATGGCGAGGAAGCAACGCGAGATCCGGCTGCCGGCACCGTATCTGAAACGGCTGTGGCTCGATCCGGCCAAGATTGCCGATCGCGCCGCCTATCCGTTCTGCCTGCCGTTCCTGCAGGACGAATTCGAGCTGAGCTTCACGAGCGCGATCACCATTATCGTTGGCGAGAACGGCACCGGCAAGTCGACCCTGCTCGAAGGCATCGCGGCGCTGGCCGGCTATGACGAAGCCGGCGGCGGCAAGGGCTATAGGCCGGTCGATCATGGTCGTGCGGTCGAGCGCATGGGCGGTGCGCTCGGCGCCGCGTTCCGCGCGAGCTGGCTGCCCAGGATCACGCAGGGCTGGTTCTTCCGCGCTGAGAGTTTCTTTTCTATCGCGCGTTATCTCGACGAGGCTGCGTTGGACGTCGGCGGGCCACCGCCCGACTTCCTGTCGCATTCCCACGGCGAGGGTTTTTTGCGCTTCTTCGAGGAACGCTGCCAGCGCCAGGGCATCTACATCTTCGACGAGCCGGAATCGGCACTGTCGCCGGCGCGGCAGATCGAGTTCCTCAAGCTGATGCGGCGCATGGATGACTCCAGCCATTGCCAGGTGCTGATGGCGACGCATTCGCCGGTGCTGATGGCCTATCCCGGCGCGACGCTGCTGCGCCTGACGAAATACGGGTTGGAGCCGGTCCGTGTGCAGGACACCGATCATTTCAAGGCCATGCGCGAGTTCTGCAATGATCCGGATGGGTTCGTGCAGGCGGTGTTCGCGGAGTGA
- a CDS encoding DUF2171 domain-containing protein: MQDIREHMEIIGADGVHVGTVDRVDGNRIKLTRKDSGEGSHKGHHHFIDKSLVAEVEGDKVRLSAVGAVAVTMEQEK, translated from the coding sequence ATGCAGGACATCAGGGAACACATGGAGATCATCGGCGCCGACGGCGTGCATGTCGGCACCGTCGACCGCGTCGACGGCAACCGCATCAAGCTGACCAGGAAGGACAGCGGCGAGGGCAGCCACAAGGGCCATCACCATTTCATCGACAAGAGCCTCGTCGCCGAAGTTGAAGGCGACAAGGTACGGCTGTCGGCGGTGGGCGCCGTCGCGGTGACTATGGAGCAGGAGAAGTAA
- a CDS encoding ArsR/SmtB family transcription factor, whose protein sequence is MAQLFHPSREDITLAGVLAALADPMRLRIVKSLMQQNDCMSCTEAAPCPGMAKSTLSNHFRILREAGLIQTSKKGVEHRNVVREADLNARFPKLLKTILGYAE, encoded by the coding sequence ATGGCGCAACTCTTTCACCCGTCGCGGGAGGACATCACGTTGGCGGGCGTGCTGGCAGCGCTCGCCGACCCGATGCGGCTGCGCATCGTCAAGAGCCTGATGCAGCAGAACGACTGCATGTCCTGCACCGAGGCCGCGCCCTGCCCCGGCATGGCGAAATCGACGCTGTCGAACCATTTCCGGATCCTGCGCGAAGCCGGCCTGATCCAGACCTCGAAAAAAGGCGTCGAACACCGCAACGTCGTGCGCGAGGCCGACCTCAACGCGCGGTTCCCGAAATTGTTGAAGACGATCTTGGGATACGCGGAGTAA
- a CDS encoding SDR family NAD(P)-dependent oxidoreductase gives MTKRLEGKVALVTGASKGIGAEIAARLAAEGAAVAVNYSSSREGADRVVAVITGKGGKAVAVHGNLANPGDVKTVVAETVKALGPIDILVNNAGVYDFAPLDGITPEHFHRQFDVNVLGLLLASQEAARHFNPAGGSIVNISSGVSTLTPPNTAVYTATKAAVDAISSVLSKELAPRKIRVNTVNPGMIVTEGVVAAGLHEGDMRNWIETTTPLARVGKAEEIAAAVAFFASEDASYVTGETLHVTGGLR, from the coding sequence ATGACGAAGAGGCTCGAAGGCAAGGTGGCGCTGGTGACCGGCGCATCCAAGGGGATCGGCGCCGAGATCGCCGCAAGACTTGCCGCGGAAGGCGCCGCAGTCGCCGTCAACTACAGTTCCAGCCGGGAGGGCGCCGACCGCGTCGTGGCCGTGATCACCGGCAAGGGCGGCAAGGCGGTCGCCGTGCACGGCAACCTCGCCAATCCCGGTGACGTCAAGACCGTCGTCGCCGAGACCGTGAAGGCGCTGGGACCGATCGACATCCTCGTCAACAATGCCGGCGTCTATGACTTCGCGCCGCTCGACGGCATCACGCCGGAGCACTTCCACCGGCAGTTCGACGTCAACGTGCTCGGCCTGCTCTTGGCCTCGCAGGAAGCCGCGCGGCATTTCAATCCCGCCGGCGGCAGCATCGTCAACATCTCCTCCGGCGTATCGACCCTGACGCCCCCGAACACCGCCGTGTACACCGCGACCAAGGCCGCGGTCGACGCCATCTCGTCGGTGCTGTCGAAGGAGCTGGCGCCGCGCAAGATCCGCGTCAACACCGTCAATCCCGGCATGATCGTGACCGAAGGCGTCGTCGCCGCCGGCCTGCACGAAGGCGACATGCGCAACTGGATCGAGACGACCACGCCGCTGGCGCGCGTCGGCAAGGCCGAGGAGATCGCCGCCGCCGTCGCGTTCTTTGCGTCGGAGGATGCGTCCTACGTCACCGGCGAAACGCTGCATGTGACCGGCGGCCTGCGCTGA
- a CDS encoding metallophosphoesterase family protein: MAVCRDRMNDHRRITWRKQPWLRFRPQEALGLHRTSRTWLTGLLETPYDGPTIVVTHHAPDWGSVAERYRNDRVTAAYVSDLSALILATQPALWVHGHIHTPSDYRIGSTRVICNSHGYGRENPAFDPALVVEVP; this comes from the coding sequence ATGGCCGTCTGCCGCGACCGAATGAACGACCATCGCCGCATCACCTGGCGCAAGCAGCCCTGGCTGCGCTTCCGCCCGCAGGAGGCGCTCGGCCTGCACCGAACCTCACGCACCTGGCTGACGGGCCTGCTGGAGACGCCGTACGACGGCCCGACCATCGTGGTCACCCACCACGCCCCCGACTGGGGCTCGGTCGCCGAGCGCTATCGCAACGACCGCGTCACCGCCGCCTACGTCTCCGACCTGTCAGCGCTGATCCTGGCCACCCAGCCAGCGCTGTGGGTCCATGGCCACATCCACACGCCCTCCGACTACCGGATCGGATCGACCCGCGTTATCTGCAATTCGCACGGCTATGGAAGGGAGAACCCGGCCTTCGATCCAGCGCTGGTGGTCGAGGTCCCGTAG